Proteins encoded within one genomic window of uncultured Desulfobacter sp.:
- a CDS encoding integrase, which produces MMKMLGNFVLFIWLKFKVTSNLAAENLALRHQLAVMKRTNKRPKIRMVDRLFWVLLSRIWTPWRKSLIIVKPDTVVYWHRKGFKLFWKFKSKGPGRPQVSREIRDLVRRMAAANPNWGAPRIHGELLSLGFEVSERTVSNLMPRHPPNSKPSQTWRTFLKNHINKYSIDFFTVPTVTFNILFVLVILSHSRRKVVHFNITSNPTAEWTTQQIVEAFPWDTAPKYLMRDRDAIYGVFFRNRVKNMGIKEVVSAPLKISH; this is translated from the coding sequence ATGATGAAAATGCTTGGAAATTTTGTTTTATTCATATGGCTGAAGTTCAAAGTCACTTCGAATCTCGCTGCCGAAAACCTTGCGCTTCGCCACCAATTGGCCGTAATGAAAAGGACGAACAAGCGGCCGAAAATTCGAATGGTGGATCGGCTCTTCTGGGTTTTGCTTTCCCGAATTTGGACTCCTTGGCGTAAATCTCTCATCATTGTAAAGCCGGATACTGTTGTCTACTGGCATCGCAAGGGTTTCAAACTTTTCTGGAAATTCAAATCCAAAGGTCCGGGAAGGCCTCAAGTCAGTCGTGAAATCCGTGATCTGGTCAGGAGGATGGCTGCAGCCAATCCAAACTGGGGTGCGCCCAGGATTCATGGGGAATTGCTCAGCCTCGGGTTCGAGGTTTCCGAACGAACCGTATCGAACCTGATGCCCCGACATCCGCCGAATTCAAAGCCGTCTCAAACCTGGCGGACTTTCTTGAAAAATCATATTAACAAGTATTCGATTGACTTTTTCACTGTTCCAACAGTCACCTTTAATATTCTGTTCGTCTTGGTGATCCTCAGCCACAGCCGCCGCAAAGTCGTACATTTCAATATAACCTCAAATCCGACGGCCGAGTGGACAACCCAACAGATCGTGGAGGCCTTCCCCTGGGATACGGCACCGAAGTATCTGATGCGGGATCGGGATGCAATCTATGGCGTTTTTTTCCGCAATCGAGTGAAAAACATGGGCATCAAAGAAGTGGTCTCGGCCCCGCTAAAAATTTCACATTGA
- a CDS encoding DUF3368 domain-containing protein — protein sequence MPKSNKIVINTGPILALIAGLGNLDVLKLMYDQVIVSYEVCKEIEAGGITGFGLKEFNEAEFLIKIQKPLIIQPYLQNSLDLGEASVIQTAIDQKITTVCIDEALGRRAARLSGLSLTGSLGIIIRAKKNGHILPSLRQVTSQMQTQGIYLSDKLIAFTLRQIGEKK from the coding sequence ATGCCTAAATCAAATAAAATTGTCATTAATACCGGCCCTATTTTAGCCTTAATCGCGGGGCTTGGCAATTTAGACGTCCTGAAATTAATGTATGATCAGGTAATTGTTTCTTACGAAGTATGTAAAGAAATCGAAGCTGGCGGCATAACAGGATTTGGGCTAAAAGAATTTAATGAAGCAGAATTTTTGATCAAAATCCAGAAACCATTAATCATACAACCATATTTGCAAAACAGCCTGGATTTAGGTGAAGCCTCTGTTATTCAGACAGCTATTGACCAAAAAATTACCACTGTATGTATTGATGAAGCTTTAGGAAGGCGGGCAGCCAGATTGAGTGGTTTGTCTTTAACCGGCTCACTTGGAATTATTATACGAGCAAAAAAAAATGGCCATATACTTCCCTCTCTACGTCAAGTTACAAGTCAGATGCAAACTCAAGGTATCTATTTAAGCGACAAACTTATAGCGTTCACATTGAGGCAGATTGGCGAGAAGAAATGA
- a CDS encoding UPF0175 family protein has translation MQYNKLDIQYPQNWLDVLHLNKESFEDEAKMAMAAKLFELKRLSSGMAANLVGISRVQFLLNLHRFNVAMIDLEEEELLMDINNA, from the coding sequence ATGCAATACAATAAACTCGATATACAATATCCACAAAATTGGCTTGATGTGCTTCATTTAAATAAAGAATCTTTTGAAGATGAAGCAAAAATGGCAATGGCTGCCAAATTATTTGAATTGAAGCGTCTTTCTTCCGGAATGGCAGCGAACCTTGTCGGCATATCACGCGTTCAGTTTCTTTTAAATCTTCACAGGTTTAATGTGGCCATGATTGACCTTGAAGAAGAAGAACTTCTGATGGATATTAATAATGCCTAA
- a CDS encoding dihydroorotate dehydrogenase-like protein: MDISTTYMGLALESPVIVGSCGLTDAVEKLKRIEDAGAGAAVLKSIFEEEIAYEYNDIIKDVSLTTGYNLEQFDYLDVQLRGKKLFAYLDLIKKAKAGVSMPVIASVNCVYSHEWSSFATQIAEAGADALELNMFFVPADFERERSELETLYFQIVEKLLKTITIPVSLKISHYFSNLGQMIRRLSETGISGIVLFNRFFSPDIDTDRLEVKPSFIFSSPSDLAISLRWMAIMSQRVNCDLAASTGVHDAQGVIKQILAGAQAVQMVSTLYKNKIPYLKTVDRDIQNWMETHGFKTLGDFRGKLSQAEADNPAVYDRLQFMKYYA, encoded by the coding sequence ATGGATATTTCAACAACCTATATGGGGCTGGCCCTTGAAAGTCCTGTTATTGTGGGAAGTTGCGGATTAACCGACGCTGTGGAAAAACTCAAGAGAATTGAAGATGCCGGAGCGGGCGCCGCCGTGCTTAAATCCATATTTGAAGAAGAAATTGCCTATGAGTATAACGACATCATAAAGGACGTGTCCCTTACAACCGGATACAACCTGGAGCAATTTGACTACCTTGACGTTCAACTCAGGGGTAAAAAGCTTTTTGCCTACCTGGATCTGATCAAAAAGGCAAAAGCCGGGGTGAGTATGCCTGTGATAGCCAGTGTAAACTGTGTCTACTCCCATGAATGGAGTTCCTTTGCAACCCAGATCGCCGAAGCCGGAGCCGATGCTCTGGAACTGAATATGTTTTTTGTACCCGCTGATTTTGAACGGGAGAGAAGCGAACTGGAAACGCTTTATTTTCAAATTGTTGAAAAACTCTTAAAAACAATCACCATACCGGTTTCACTCAAGATCAGTCACTATTTTTCAAACCTGGGACAAATGATCCGGCGGCTATCGGAAACCGGCATTTCCGGTATTGTGCTGTTCAACCGGTTTTTCAGCCCGGATATTGACACCGACAGGCTTGAGGTCAAGCCCTCCTTTATTTTCAGTTCTCCTTCGGACCTGGCCATCTCCCTGAGATGGATGGCAATCATGTCCCAAAGGGTTAACTGTGATCTGGCGGCATCCACCGGGGTCCATGATGCCCAGGGCGTAATCAAGCAGATTCTGGCCGGTGCCCAGGCTGTTCAGATGGTCTCTACCTTATACAAAAACAAGATACCATACCTTAAAACGGTTGACCGGGATATCCAGAACTGGATGGAAACTCATGGGTTTAAAACGCTTGGGGACTTTCGCGGAAAGTTAAGTCAGGCAGAAGCGGACAATCCGGCTGTTTACGACAGACTCCAGTTTATGAAGTATTATGCTTAG
- a CDS encoding catalase: MTSNTPKPTTNDAGIPVSSDEHSLTVGPDGPILLQDHYLIEQMANFNRERIPERQPHAKGSGAFGYFEVTRDISAYTKAALFQPGTKTDTLIRFSTVAGESGSPDTWRDPRGFALKFYTTQGNYDMVGNNTPVFFLRDPMKFQHFIRSQKRRADSGLRDHDMQWDFWTLSPESAHQVTWLMGDRGIPKTWRHMNGYSSHTYMWVNKDDERFWVRYHFKTDQGIECLTQQEADRLAGVDADCHRRDLFESIRQKNYPSWTLKVQLMPFSEAETYRFNPFDLTKVWPHGDYPLHEVGKLVLNRNPTDFHTEIEQAAFEPNSFVPGIGPSPDKMLLGRLFSYADAHRARLGVNYKQIPVNRPKAPVYSYSKDGAMRVINVSDPVYAPNSKGGPKADSQQYAQKEVWNANGAFVRAAYTLRKDDDDFGQAGTLVREVMDDAQRDRLVSNVVGHLKKGVTQPVLERCFEYWRNIDKQIGDRIADGVNGG, translated from the coding sequence ATGACCAGCAATACGCCCAAACCCACAACCAATGATGCAGGCATCCCCGTATCCAGCGACGAACACTCCCTTACCGTCGGACCGGATGGTCCGATTCTGCTGCAGGATCATTATTTGATCGAGCAGATGGCTAATTTTAACCGGGAACGCATCCCGGAGCGCCAGCCCCATGCCAAAGGGTCAGGGGCATTCGGTTATTTTGAAGTGACCCGGGATATCAGCGCTTATACCAAAGCCGCCCTGTTTCAACCCGGCACCAAAACAGATACCCTGATCCGTTTTTCAACTGTAGCCGGTGAAAGCGGAAGCCCTGACACCTGGCGGGACCCCAGGGGATTTGCCTTGAAGTTTTATACAACCCAGGGCAACTACGACATGGTGGGCAATAACACCCCGGTATTTTTTTTAAGGGACCCAATGAAATTCCAGCACTTTATCCGGTCCCAGAAACGGCGTGCGGACAGCGGTCTGCGGGATCATGACATGCAGTGGGATTTCTGGACCCTGTCACCGGAATCCGCCCACCAGGTCACATGGCTGATGGGCGACCGGGGTATTCCCAAAACCTGGCGGCACATGAATGGCTACTCCAGCCATACCTATATGTGGGTCAATAAGGACGATGAGCGTTTCTGGGTCCGGTATCATTTTAAAACCGACCAGGGCATTGAATGTCTGACACAGCAGGAAGCAGATCGCCTGGCAGGCGTTGATGCCGACTGCCACCGCAGGGATCTGTTTGAATCGATTCGGCAGAAAAATTATCCGTCATGGACCCTGAAAGTCCAGCTCATGCCATTTAGCGAGGCTGAAACTTACCGGTTCAACCCCTTTGATCTGACCAAGGTCTGGCCCCATGGCGATTATCCGCTCCATGAGGTGGGAAAACTGGTTTTAAACCGCAATCCCACAGATTTTCACACGGAGATTGAGCAGGCCGCGTTTGAGCCAAACAGCTTTGTTCCCGGTATCGGGCCAAGTCCAGACAAGATGCTGTTGGGGCGTCTTTTTTCCTATGCCGATGCCCACAGGGCGCGCCTGGGCGTCAACTATAAACAGATTCCGGTCAACCGCCCCAAAGCACCCGTGTACAGTTACAGCAAAGACGGCGCCATGCGCGTGATCAATGTATCCGATCCGGTTTACGCCCCCAACTCCAAGGGCGGTCCCAAAGCGGACAGCCAACAATATGCCCAAAAAGAGGTGTGGAATGCGAACGGCGCTTTTGTCAGGGCCGCATATACCCTTAGAAAGGACGACGATGATTTTGGCCAGGCCGGAACGCTGGTTCGCGAGGTCATGGATGATGCCCAGCGGGACCGTCTGGTTTCAAATGTCGTGGGACACCTGAAAAAAGGGGTGACCCAGCCTGTTCTGGAGCGATGTTTTGAATACTGGCGAAACATTGATAAACAGATCGGCGACAGGATTGCCGACGGTGTCAACGGGGGATAG
- a CDS encoding protein-glutamate O-methyltransferase CheR, which yields MSEEIKRVAKAILGSFGLKAPPELEFPFQEKIISRMSALGISHPMSYLDLVRKDPIESQAIVNELTVHVSRFFRNPLIFELLAAIVLPELIRQKHEAGDNTLKIWSAGCAGGEEPYSLAIMLKEGMPRKSGRLNVQIFATDIDRRLLTQAKKGEFSPEKLENVKYKWVEKYFTPKNGRLLLNDNIRKMVYFSRYDMTDAKTYVPPESVFGNFDLVLCRNLLIYYSAAHQNLIFDKLHRSLANNGCLVLGAAESLPATYRNRFNSKDMYSRIFIKKY from the coding sequence ATGTCAGAAGAAATAAAACGTGTGGCAAAGGCTATTTTAGGATCCTTCGGATTGAAAGCACCGCCGGAACTGGAGTTCCCCTTCCAGGAGAAAATCATTTCCCGCATGTCGGCCTTGGGCATCAGTCACCCCATGTCATACCTTGACCTTGTCAGAAAGGATCCTATTGAATCCCAGGCCATTGTCAATGAACTAACCGTCCATGTGAGCCGCTTTTTTCGCAATCCCCTGATCTTTGAACTCTTGGCGGCCATTGTGCTGCCCGAGCTGATTCGGCAAAAACACGAGGCCGGAGACAATACGCTCAAAATCTGGTCTGCAGGGTGTGCCGGCGGTGAAGAACCCTATTCCCTCGCGATTATGCTGAAAGAGGGAATGCCCCGAAAGTCTGGTCGCCTGAATGTACAGATATTCGCGACCGACATCGACAGAAGATTGTTGACCCAGGCAAAAAAAGGGGAATTCAGCCCGGAAAAGCTTGAAAATGTAAAGTACAAATGGGTTGAAAAATACTTTACCCCCAAAAACGGGCGGCTGCTGTTAAACGACAACATACGGAAAATGGTCTATTTTTCCCGTTACGATATGACAGATGCCAAAACCTACGTGCCGCCGGAAAGCGTCTTTGGAAACTTCGATCTTGTTCTCTGCCGGAACCTGCTCATCTATTATTCTGCTGCTCATCAAAATTTGATTTTCGATAAACTCCACCGATCCCTGGCAAACAACGGTTGCCTGGTACTGGGGGCTGCCGAATCCCTGCCTGCAACGTATAGGAATCGTTTTAATTCAAAGGACATGTACAGCCGGATTTTTATCAAAAAATACTGA
- a CDS encoding PAS domain S-box protein, whose translation MQRYLHNLKLFALMLITAWIMIIIGFLVWEIYSERRYAIEFARTEALGSYNKDLVYRRWATLHGGVYVPQTKETPPSPYLSNIKERDILTPSGRRLTLVNPAYMTRQVHELSQSQYGVKGHITSLNLIRPENKPDSWEKKALEAFDAGKKEVSSVDVIEGEDYFRLMRPMIVEKGCLKCHGYQDYQVGDIRGGVSVSVPLAPYYAIASHKISKTIFVHFTILILGLLGLGGAFFVINKSSREGLLAESRFERAMDASKDGIFDWDIEGQDIYYSPGWKRMLGYEQDELPDEFSTWETLTHPDDVKASWVMINEVIDGKRDRFEKEFRMRHRDGHWVYILSRANLYKDEQTGCVRVVGTHIDISERKQIEEVLQENESRYRELFNNIKSGVAIYTVLDNGKDFILKDFNKAGEKMDGDLREDLIGKSIFDVRPGIREFGLIDVFQRVRKTKIPESVPARIYKDDRLEKWYENYVYRLPTGDIVAVFDDVTQKKGAEATLKASEEWHRSILATAMDGFWQLDDSGQIIEVNQTYCRMSGYTVEELLKMNVSQLEVKTSGQQFTDHMKVLVLKGQDRFESQHRRKDGSVFDVEISIQYKKREAGRCLCFLRDITAQKQLGEQLRQAQKMESIGNLAGGIAHDFNNILFPIIGMAEILKEDLPPGSVEQENAEEILQAGKRASELVKQILAFSRQQAHEMHPVKVQQIIKDVLKLSRSSIPANIEIDQFLQPDCGMVLADATQLHQIGMNLVTNAYHAVQDKGGTITVDVREIEIGEELNGLEMSPGKYVTVTVADTGTGILKEHMDKIFEPYFTTKEPGKGTGLGLSVVYGIVKEHQGDIKVTSKPGQGTSFKIYLPVIVADTSIDVTKHSSLLPTGTEHILLVDDEPQVAKLEKNMLERLGYKVTQFTSSPDALEAFRKNPDMYDLVISDMSMPQMTGDQFAGEILRLKSDIPIIICTGFSDRFSKEDLLAMGIKSILMKPVVKAAIAKEVRNVLDT comes from the coding sequence ATGCAAAGGTATTTGCATAATCTTAAATTATTTGCCTTGATGCTTATCACCGCATGGATCATGATAATCATAGGCTTTCTGGTTTGGGAGATATACAGTGAGAGGCGATATGCAATAGAATTTGCCCGTACTGAAGCCCTTGGGTCGTACAACAAAGATCTTGTTTATAGAAGATGGGCAACCCTTCATGGCGGTGTTTATGTTCCCCAGACAAAAGAAACGCCGCCCAGCCCCTATTTGTCAAACATTAAAGAACGGGACATCTTAACACCTTCGGGCAGGCGGTTGACACTGGTCAATCCGGCCTACATGACACGTCAGGTTCATGAACTTTCCCAAAGCCAGTATGGTGTAAAGGGCCATATAACGAGCTTGAATTTGATTCGCCCGGAAAATAAACCCGACAGTTGGGAGAAAAAAGCGTTGGAGGCGTTTGATGCCGGGAAAAAAGAAGTCTCCAGTGTGGACGTAATTGAAGGGGAAGATTATTTCAGGTTAATGCGTCCCATGATCGTGGAAAAAGGCTGTTTAAAATGCCACGGATATCAGGATTATCAGGTGGGCGATATTCGCGGAGGCGTCAGCGTATCCGTGCCGTTGGCTCCGTATTATGCGATTGCATCACATAAGATTTCAAAAACGATTTTTGTTCATTTCACGATTCTAATCTTAGGTCTCTTGGGACTTGGCGGGGCCTTTTTTGTTATCAACAAAAGCAGCCGCGAAGGGCTCCTTGCCGAATCACGATTTGAAAGGGCAATGGACGCAAGTAAAGACGGAATTTTCGATTGGGACATAGAGGGCCAGGATATTTATTATTCTCCGGGCTGGAAACGTATGCTTGGGTATGAACAAGATGAGTTGCCCGATGAATTTTCCACGTGGGAGACACTGACGCATCCCGATGATGTGAAAGCATCTTGGGTAATGATTAACGAAGTTATTGATGGAAAACGTGATCGATTCGAAAAGGAATTTCGAATGCGTCATAGAGATGGCCATTGGGTATACATTCTTTCAAGGGCGAATTTATATAAAGATGAGCAAACCGGGTGTGTGCGTGTCGTTGGAACCCATATTGATATTTCAGAAAGAAAACAAATCGAAGAAGTATTGCAGGAAAACGAATCACGCTATCGTGAATTATTTAATAATATTAAAAGTGGTGTGGCCATTTACACTGTTCTTGATAACGGAAAAGATTTTATTCTTAAGGATTTTAACAAAGCTGGAGAGAAGATGGATGGAGACCTGCGTGAAGATCTTATCGGCAAGTCCATTTTTGACGTCCGCCCGGGTATTCGAGAATTCGGTCTTATTGATGTCTTTCAACGGGTTCGGAAAACAAAAATTCCCGAAAGCGTCCCTGCCAGGATTTACAAAGATGACCGACTAGAAAAATGGTATGAAAATTACGTATACCGCCTCCCAACCGGGGATATTGTAGCCGTATTCGATGATGTTACACAGAAAAAAGGGGCCGAAGCGACGTTAAAAGCAAGTGAGGAATGGCATCGCTCCATACTTGCAACCGCCATGGACGGCTTCTGGCAGTTGGACGATTCGGGACAGATTATAGAGGTGAATCAAACCTATTGCCGAATGAGCGGTTATACCGTTGAAGAGTTGCTCAAGATGAATGTGTCCCAGCTTGAAGTCAAAACGTCGGGACAGCAATTCACCGATCACATGAAGGTCCTTGTGTTAAAAGGGCAGGATAGATTTGAAAGTCAGCATCGGCGTAAAGACGGATCGGTCTTTGACGTTGAGATCAGTATTCAATACAAAAAAAGAGAGGCGGGGCGATGTCTTTGTTTCCTGCGGGATATTACAGCGCAAAAGCAGCTTGGCGAACAATTACGACAGGCACAGAAAATGGAATCAATCGGCAATTTAGCCGGGGGAATCGCTCACGATTTTAATAATATTTTATTCCCCATCATTGGAATGGCGGAAATACTCAAAGAAGATTTACCACCCGGCAGTGTTGAACAGGAAAATGCAGAAGAGATATTACAGGCCGGAAAGAGGGCGTCTGAACTTGTAAAACAGATTCTTGCATTCAGTCGTCAGCAGGCGCACGAAATGCATCCGGTCAAGGTACAGCAAATCATCAAGGATGTCCTTAAACTCAGCAGATCTTCGATCCCTGCCAATATCGAAATCGACCAGTTTTTGCAGCCTGACTGCGGCATGGTCCTGGCTGATGCAACCCAGCTTCACCAGATCGGAATGAACCTTGTTACCAATGCATATCATGCGGTGCAGGATAAAGGCGGAACAATTACCGTTGACGTTCGTGAAATAGAAATTGGCGAAGAATTAAACGGTCTGGAGATGAGCCCGGGCAAATATGTGACTGTGACCGTTGCCGACACGGGTACCGGTATTTTGAAAGAACATATGGATAAAATTTTTGAGCCCTATTTTACAACAAAAGAACCGGGGAAGGGGACCGGTCTCGGATTGTCGGTGGTATATGGTATTGTCAAAGAACATCAGGGTGACATTAAGGTTACGAGTAAGCCGGGCCAAGGTACTTCATTCAAGATTTATCTGCCTGTAATCGTTGCCGACACATCAATTGACGTCACGAAGCATTCTTCTTTGTTGCCGACAGGCACGGAACATATCCTCCTTGTTGACGACGAACCCCAGGTTGCCAAGCTTGAAAAGAATATGCTTGAAAGACTGGGGTATAAAGTTACCCAATTCACAAGCAGTCCGGATGCTTTGGAGGCATTTAGAAAAAATCCGGACATGTATGATCTTGTTATTTCAGATATGAGTATGCCCCAAATGACCGGGGATCAGTTTGCCGGGGAAATTCTCCGCCTGAAGTCAGATATTCCCATCATCATCTGCACGGGATTTTCCGACCGGTTTTCAAAAGAGGATTTGCTTGCAATGGGTATCAAAAGCATTTTAATGAAACCGGTTGTCAAAGCGGCAATTGCCAAAGAAGTGCGTAATGTCTTGGACACATAA